The genomic window AAGATCCACAACCCGTTAACAAATACAGCTGAGTTGATGCGCTGCCGCTGCTCACTGTGCTGCTCACTgcttttgctgctgctgctccctgcgCTGTGCTCACTAGCAAATACAGTGGATGCATATCTACGGAGTTAGCATCAGAAACTAGATATGCTGCTGCTGCAAGGTCTATGCTAGTTTCTAATTGATCACTGTAAGGAATAGATGCTAAACCACTTTGAAATCCTCTTGTTCTGTCCGGGTTCTGATGCAAATTTTCAATGAATCTTGGTAGAATCATCAAGTGTAAAATACCACCTTTTTAGTGTTTTGGCTGTATTAAAAAGATCATGTTGAATGTTTGAAGTGTGATGAAAAATTCTGGCTTGCAAAATCTTCCGTGCGATGTTGTAAAAGCATATGAGAGAATTCTTTATTTGACACCGAAACAAATCACTCTTTCGTATTTGGCACTGGAAattttgaacttccttatctagcaTCAACTTGAAAATTCCTTCCATATATGGCACTTCTATCCATTGATGTAGTAACGGTGTCAAGTGCCACCTAAAATGACATATAGTCCTTCTATGTACCAGCAACATGTAGTGCCAGATAGGAAAAAGAATAAATAGACATAATGTCAAATAAGGAAAGCATAAATATGACAAATACTTGATGCACAAGCTTCACAAATCTGACCACAGTGTCAGCATATCTACGTAGAGAATCACATTACAGTTCACATGTCCAGGTTCATACATATGCATACATTATCAGGTTCATAGAGATAAACACATGAAGGTTCATACATAGAGGGTCTAAGTTCACATTACAGTTCATAGAGCATATGCCTTACACATTGCCAAGCACATCTACATAGAGAATCACAAGCTCAACATTCTCTTGCTTCTTGTGCTATTTGTAGGACTAGCAAGCTTAGCTGTTTTGTTTCTGGTGCCCATTGCAGGGCTGTTAATTTTTTTCAGGTTTGAAGCAAGCTGTTTCTTGGTCCTTTTAgccttctcctttgttgaagaTTGAAACTCGGTGGAAATTGGCTCGAGATGATTGGAGCCGCTTCTTGACCTGCACATGTACATTCAAACTAGGATGACATCCTTGCTCTTCGTTGACTACAGAATAATATTCAGAAATACGAGACAAGATTGGCAAATTCATACTACAGAGCAAAGACATCAACTGGCACAGAGGTGACAGTCAGTTACTTGGTTAACAGCTGATTCCAGCATGTGCACCAACCCAACTTGGCAGCATAGAGACTACAGCAGAGAATTGTAACTGGCATTTGCTACAGCCTCTGATGGCATATATACTAGTAAAACTTTGGCTGTACTATTCTCAAGTTGATTTTACATATATACAAGctgaaagtatctaggcccctagttgggtttcggtgattaataataATCAAgatactatgactaacgtgtgttttgcagatgcaattaagttaggtcatggtaatggagatcaatcgggcaatcaaagttgtcatgcccctacgatggaaatcgtttcggttttcaaaggatggacgacaaggttaaggatgactagttctaagtgtcgattggagttggagagacacttagagtagtttaggactttgtttttcctttggccgtactattaaggggggtatggacgggtagcttgacctagttagtctagtgagttaggtgtggtgcacacttgttaaaactagctctaggtagctcctatgaatgcctaagatcctttggagcaaacttcattcacatatgatcgagagttggaagtgaatggagggtcaaatgctgaccggacgctggcccggtgcgaccggacgctggccgcagggtccggtcagttcatttgatcagtgtctgcgttcggtgcgaccggacgctggagaggtcaagtgaccggacgctgaaNNNNNNNNNNNNNNNNNNNNNNNNNNNNNNNNNNNNNNNNNNNNNNNNNNNNNNNNNNNNNNNNNNNNNNNNNNNNNNNNNNNNNNNNNNNNNNNNNNNNTTGCTGTGTTTAGTATGATGCTCAATCAAATGGTCATGTTCCTGTATATATATACTACAATAATTACACAGTTCAAAGTATGAAGTATCTAGCAGCCTGGTTCCTGCTCCAGCATAGGAGCAGCTGCACTATTTACCACAGGCAAAAaaagaaccaaaaaaaaaaaaactcttacaAAACGATTGCCCAAGCATTGTGGGTTCTCAAGGATGTTCGGCCTTTCTGAACGTCCAGCAACTAAAATCGCACCACCGTCAACATGAAGAGCATTGTTGCAGGTTGAAGTACCATGAGCCCCCAAAAAAGAAGACACCTCAAGCTTTTCTTGTATGACTTACTGGTTCATATCATCACTTTCTCCATACCTTGAATTTCTAGCAAAACTGAGTCCAGCAAACCAGGCAACACGCATCAATTGGACTCCAAGGGCAAGTACCCACCAGGATACCAGGCCACGAAGACTTTGCACCATCCAGCCAGGCGCACTGATTTCTTCAGCTAACTGGAGACCCCTCATCAGCTGTAGTACTCGATAGCCTTCATAAACCACTGGAGCTACCAACCATACCAGTGATTTCCAATGCCATGTAAGCATCTCAGTCAACATCTGTACAGACAGGAGTAAAAGATATGGTCCAAGCAGCACTGTAAATGGAATGAATGGTAGTTGTGGCTGCAGAGTGCCCCTACGGGATGCAAAAAACAGGGCAAATGGAGCAATAAAGCCTACTATGGTAGCAGCCAGATTCCAGAACCTGTAGGAAATTGGGATCTGCCTTTTCAGGTCCAAAATATTGTTCTCTTGACGGCCGCATGCATCGGCCATAAGGAAAAACAGCATCGCTCCCATATTAAAAATGAAGTCAAGTCCGACTAGAGATAGAAGGCCAGCAATGTTGGCAGCATGAAACACTGAAGACAATGGCAGCCATAAAGTTGGAACTATACCCGTAACCAACAGAACTGAAGGCCCTAGTAGCCACATTGGCAGTTTAAATGCCTTTAGCTGCCAAGAAGGTTCATTATTCACCTCTACAACATCTTCATCACTCTGGAGGATTGGAATCTGTGGAGCTTCTTCTGTATCAATAGGTTCAACAACACCTGTTCCCTTGATGATACTGCCATCATCGCCTGCAGAGGCATATGGAAGAGAGGTTTCCCATGACAAATTCTTGGTGCATCGCAGCACAAGATTTTCAAAATGGCCTGGTCGCAAGGGTTTCCAGTGAAGAGACCTTGGCAAATTGGTCTGTCCACTCTCATGAAACCTCCTCCTAACAAATACTTTGCTTAATTTTATTTGTGAACGAAGCAGAGAGGCCATGGTATAGGATGTCAATCTGTCTCCGGAACCACAAAAGAAGTGAAACAAATTAGCATCTCTAATTAAGTCAAGAGAAATTCAAAATTCAGATATAATAGTAATCCAAGTTCATGTCTGTTTAAGAACAGTAAAGCTAAAACAAAATTTAGATATAATGGTTGTCTTAGTATTTGATTGCCTTTGTATCCAACATAAACACTTGGTTGATGGTACTGAATCAAGGCATCAGTGTCTGTGACCAGTGGATCATAGATTCAAAAGTAATGGCACAATAAAGAACTTAAACTTACTACAGTACGCAAATGCATACTGCCTGGTTTCAGTAAATGTTTTAATAATTTTTTGTTAATAAATTGGTACTAAAGAATTGAACTCCAAGTTCAGCTCTTGCCATCTCGTGTTTGTTCTCTAAACAACATGAACATACCAGCTAGGCTTTGTACCTCCCTATTGGTAAGATGCCTTCAAGAACAACACTGAAGGTCTAAAGCCAATGCTCAAGGACTTATGGATGGACAAAACATGCAATCCCTTTTGGAGATGATCACCTTGGTTCGACAAGAATAAATTAAGAATTGTCTAATAAACTACAGTTTCAACATCAAGTGCGCAGCACGACTAACTAGGTAACTCCAATAAACATAATATTCAAGAGCCAGGCGAAGCATTAAAAGGTTATGCCTAGAACTGCAACATTTTCTGGAACTGATAGGATTTACCAAACGTTGAATGAACTGATGCTAGTAGAAATCCTTTACCTAAGTGTACTAATAACTAATAAGCACTAATGAATCTGATAGATTGATTACAGTACTAAAAACATAAATCAAGTTTAACCACACTGATTCTCAAGAATTGAGAAACGACAGCTGTAGCAACGAAATCACAAGTCACAACCCAGCATAACACCCCATTTGCACATCAAGAAATTCAGGACCTGTGTGATAGCTGACTAATCACCACCACTTCTGATCCCTTGGCTGCTGAGGTTGATAAACTGCCTAGGTATGATGAGTATGATGACAGAATTAACTCAATCGAGAATAAAAACTCGCACACCTGCACCAAGGCCGGACCCAATAAAAACTCGCAGATCTGCGAATCTGTTTGGTTGCTTGCTTTTACAGCAGCAGTAGCTGCCATGGACAGTGCCTAGTTGCAGCTGCAGCGCTGTTTATACCACCAGCAGATGGACAGTGGCATAGGTGTGTGTACGCATGTACACCCGATAATTTTTGTCGAAAGAACGAAGTTGGTAGGCATAATACATGTATACACATACTCTTACACTTGTGACTAGATCAGAACCGAATACAGATACCTTAAATTAGGGTTCGGGTGCTCAGTTTTGcacaggagggggagggggagggggagggggccagGGGGGCATACCTGGTACGGTGGGTGGTCGTCGCCGGCAAAGGATCCGACGAAGACGGGGCAGCCAGGAGTACAGCGGCGGTGGGCGTGTTCCGTTGCTCCGCCTCCGCCTGGCCCCGTTGATGCAGAAAAGGGCCGAATCGAGCGTATAGCTATCGGTCCGCGCGAGGAGAACGGGCGAAGAAGAAAAACAGCTCGCAGTGGCAGGAGAGCAATTCTTCCAAGTGACCAAGTTCCATGGCTATCGGGCCCATTTCTCACTATTTTTTTCTGCAGGTGCACACACATAACTAGGCTGGTTCGGTTACTTCGGTAGGACTGTAGGAGAACGGCCCATGAAACTGATTCTTAAAAAAAAAGTTTAATGGTTCGTTCTTTCTCGGTTTcgttttcctttttttctctttcctttgccatgatatttgtttttttttccgtTTGCTTTTTTTTTACAACGACACTCAAAAGAGTGTCTCATATCTGATATATATCGAAGAAAACAAAGACTAGTACAGAAGATGGATAATAAGACATAAAACGACCTCTAAAAATAAGAAtacataaaaaaaaacaaatcggtTGTCTTCTTGCTTCGATCATCCGCTGCTTGCCGGAGCTAGATCGAACGTCGTCGAGGTAGAGAGAGACCGGAAGACCTTATTTCAATGCACCATCGTCGCCACCACCTCGTCAATGACACCAAAGACCAAACCCTACGAACATAGAACAAATCTATATCTACAAAGGGGTCAGGTCCCCACTCCTCTAACCACCGGCGAGATCACCGATGGGAGAGAGGAGGGGGACCGATGGGTAGAGGGCCGGTGAGAGAATGCCTCCTGAGAGGAACAGTTTCGGAGGAGCAGTTCCGCGTGGCTAATTTTTAATCTGATAACTACTTTCATTATTATCATTGTTGTAAATGGCTCGACGCCCTGACCCATATAGCTTTTTTTAAGGGTCCACCACTAATATGATATTATCAATTTATTCCGTTATTTACTATTAATGATGCTTTAGCTCCGCTAAACACTATCATTTGGCTTAGCTATGAAATATTTTAGTACCACGAACCTGGCTACTGCAAATATTCAATTCTTACTCTAGAGGAGTATCCTATATTTGTATCCATCATGTTCTTTACTTAATAAACCATTAAAATAGTTATTAAACCATTGAATATTGAGTGTTAAATGAATATGAATGTTAATGCAGTCGTGACTATGTTGACTGATTTAGGGAGTGTTTAATAATTTACGTAGACACATGTTCTCCTAAGCATGTACATGTATTTGAGTATTTATGTTTATGAATTTTTTTATTAAGTAAATGTTTTTGTACATAATAATTAGGTAAAAATTTctgtgtttttttttataaaacgcTAAATTAAATAGCCTCTACTATAGTCAGTAGAGTTCTTTTATAGCTTTAAAAGGAGGAGGTTACTAAATGTCATAGCCACTATTTACAACATCGATTATTATAACTCTTGTAGTTAATAATCATTTCTATCTTTTTTGCAAATCCACTAGTTaagcttttttcttttcttttttgtcaTTGGCCTACGTAAAAATGGCTATTGGTCCTTTTCAATTTGTGTTCCAATTAATTTATGATGTTCTTATTTCACACAAATATGCCATGAGATTTTTTCTCTCCTGAATCTATAGCATTTTTTCTTGTGATGTTGGAAAGTTTTTCTTGCGATGCTGGAGCATATTTTCTCATGAAGTTGGAATAAACTTCTCTTAAACAAACATTTTGGTCATAAAGCAGGAACATTTTTCTAGTGAAGCTGTAATATTTTCTTCAAGAAGTTGGAAcatgtttttatttttattttatgcaagaatatttttcttcttgacttgAAACATTTTGTTTTTAAGCTAGCGTATTTCTCCCCTGAAAGCCTACTATGGAGGAGGTTTCATGAGAGTGGACAGACTAATTTGCCCAGCCTGTTCGTTTCCTTGATGAAGCCAGCCTAGGCGGCTGTGGCTGCCAAAAGGCACAAAGCACTGCTGCTACAGTGCTAAAAATACAAGCAGCCTCTGCGGCGCACCAAGAATTTGTCATGGGAAAACTTCCTGCAGAGGATGATGCCGGCATCATCAAGACGACAGGTGTTGTTGAACCTATTATTGATTCAGAAGAAGCTCCATTTGCCCTGTTTTTTTTCATGCAGCCACAGCTACCATTATTCATTCCATTTGCTCGCAACAAAGCCAGCCAGGCACCACAGAAAGCAGACAAAGATGTGGGGAGCTTTCCTGCTCATTGGCTCCCCGCTCCTCATCCCCTCCCAATCCTCATCAGTCATCACCACCAGAAAACAACACTTTGGAGCAGAGGGCAAACGCATCCTGGCCAAGTACCCGTCAGGGCCTCTATCCGAAAACAAACACCCAAACCACACGCACACCGCGCCCATTTTCCCACTCCAGCCTGACGCCCTCACCCATGTTTTGTGTGCGCACGTGTCGTCGTGCTTCTCGCCAAGCCCCAGGCAGCGTCTACTCGTCTAGCTAGCTAGCCAGCCATGAGCACCGGCGACACGCTCGACAAGCTGGTGGTGTTCCTGGCGAAGCGCGATGGCATCGATAAGCTGGTGAAGACGTTCCAGTACGTGTCCAAGCTGGCGCACTGGGGCGCCGAGTCCTCCTCCCTCCCGGAGCTCGCCCAGCGCGCCAAGAGCTGGGAGACAGCGTCCGGGCTGAGCCGCAAGGCGTTCCGGTCGGGCCGGTTCCTGACCGGGTTCAACGCGCTGCGCCGGGGCCCGCCTCCGCCGGGGGATGAGTTCGGCGCGCTCGCCGTGCTGGCCAACGCCGGCGAGATGGTCTACTTCTTCTTCGACCACTTCGCGTGGCTGTCCCGCGTGGGCGTCCTCGAGCCCTGGCTGGCGCGCCGGGCCAGCTACGTGTCGTCCTTCGGCGAGGCCGTCGGCTACGTGTTCTTCGTCGCCATGGACCTCATCATGATCAGGCGGGGCCTGCGGCGGGAGAGGAAGCTGCTGAGGGAGAGGGACGGCGGCGGCAGGGACGCGGAGAAGGAGGTGCGGAAGATCCGGACGGACAGGGTGATGCGGCTCATGGCGACGGCGGCCAACGTCGCCGACCTCGTCATCGCCGTCGCGGAAACCGATCCCAACCCGTTCTGCAACCACGCCGTCACGCTGGGGATTAGCGGCCTCGTGTCAGCGTGGGCCGGGTGGTACAGAAACTGGCCCTCGTGAACTGGACCGGTTCAGCCCATGTGCATGTTTTCCTTTCTGTTTCGCTATGAAAGATGGTAGAACCATGTAACACTGCAGTGGAGAATCCAAATAATAAATACTTAACATAGCGTTAATAGTGCATTCAGGAGCGTGACCGAGTTTACCTGAATATACGAGCACAAATTAGCGTTAATAGTGCATTCAGGAGCGTGACGTAGTATATTGGAGTACTAACATTGCAGGGAAATAGCATTGGAAAATGGTCAACTGCATTTGCAAACATCCGGtctgtttgctggttggtttctgaactGATAAGCCCGACTATTGCTGGTTTATTACGGGAGAAAAACAgagttggctgactgataagctccgactgaaaccaacaagcgaataggCTGATCATCGCCCTGTCATCCCTACCTGTTGGAAGTTTGAAATCAgcttgtttagttcctaaaattttgcaaaatttttcaagattccccgtcacatcgaatctttggacgcatgcatgaaacattaaatataaataaaaataaaactaattacacagtttag from Miscanthus floridulus cultivar M001 chromosome 11, ASM1932011v1, whole genome shotgun sequence includes these protein-coding regions:
- the LOC136493410 gene encoding uncharacterized protein, whose protein sequence is MASLLRSQIKLSKVFVRRRFHESGQTNLPRSLHWKPLRPGHFENLVLRCTKNLSWETSLPYASAGDDGSIIKGTGVVEPIDTEEAPQIPILQSDEDVVEVNNEPSWQLKAFKLPMWLLGPSVLLVTGIVPTLWLPLSSVFHAANIAGLLSLVGLDFIFNMGAMLFFLMADACGRQENNILDLKRQIPISYRFWNLAATIVGFIAPFALFFASRRGTLQPQLPFIPFTVLLGPYLLLLSVQMLTEMLTWHWKSLVWLVAPVVYEGYRVLQLMRGLQLAEEISAPGWMVQSLRGLVSWWVLALGVQLMRVAWFAGLSFARNSRYGESDDMNQ
- the LOC136494362 gene encoding peroxisomal membrane protein 11-4-like — encoded protein: MSTGDTLDKLVVFLAKRDGIDKLVKTFQYVSKLAHWGAESSSLPELAQRAKSWETASGLSRKAFRSGRFLTGFNALRRGPPPPGDEFGALAVLANAGEMVYFFFDHFAWLSRVGVLEPWLARRASYVSSFGEAVGYVFFVAMDLIMIRRGLRRERKLLRERDGGGRDAEKEVRKIRTDRVMRLMATAANVADLVIAVAETDPNPFCNHAVTLGISGLVSAWAGWYRNWPS